From Watersipora subatra chromosome 2, tzWatSuba1.1, whole genome shotgun sequence, one genomic window encodes:
- the LOC137388596 gene encoding HCLS1-associated protein X-1-like: MSLLGSQLNVKKSKMDWLRSFLPGFIYRPHRHPPDDYSDYTYPSHSNPESFRRDNFEDDDRRFGGFGFFAPFPRNFEDMRKEMDESFDELFKIFGVDNLPMFDPYIPDHPQFPGGFGQQPKAQLPHANENVRDRMLKGSDNSQYDDETVNVRSRMLRRSPNYPGAQAGRPERRDINWDSFLKEGGNMNDILEKRSQLPDGEVKKDTPVFQFRYSSTTTRRRPDGTIETRRVTRDESGNEQETVEVKGGQL, translated from the exons ATGTCTCTTTTAGGCTCACAGCTCAAtgtaaaaaaaagtaaaatggaTTGGCTCAGAAGCTTCTTGCCAGGTTTCATCTACAG GCCTCACAGGCACCCACCAGATGACTATTCAGACTATACCTACCCCTCTCATTCTAACCCTGAATCTTTTCGTAGAGATAA CTTTGAAGACGATGACCGCCGATTTGGCGGTTTTGGATTCTTTGCACCATTTCCACGCAATTTTGAAGATATGAGGAAGGAAAtggatgaatcttttgatgagctatttaaaatatttggaGTAGATAATTTGCCAATGTTTGACCCGTATATACCAGACCATCCTCAATTTCCGG GTGGTTTTGGTCAGCAGCCCAAAGCACAGCTTCCACATGCTAATGAGAATGTTCGAGACAGAATGCTGAAGGGATCTGATAACTCTCAATAT GATGACGAAACTGTGAATGTTAGATCCAGGATGTTACGAAGAAGTCCCAACTACCCTGGCGCTCAG GCTGGTCGGCCTGAACGGAGAGATATCA ATTGGgattcatttttgaaagaaggTGGAAACATGAATGACATTCTTGAAAAAAGAAGTCAACTTCCAGACGGTGAAGTAAAAAAAGACACTCCCGTGTTTCAGTTCAGGTACTCCAGCACGACTACAAGACGCCGTCCCGATGGG ACTATCGAAACCCGCAGAGTCACGAGGGATGAGTCAGGCAATGAGCAAGAGACTGTGGAGGTCAAAGGAGGTCAGCTGTAA
- the LOC137387770 gene encoding stAR-related lipid transfer protein 5-like produces the protein METYNVPAKIEALERKIGPCLENIEEESSWNLVKNYQKEGLIIHARPSDKFSGKIVRGEGLIEASPEECFKHCHPRPELTRTQWDSSIKTLEIAEMIQDQGWPEVYLLRTTTHSAGMGLISQRDFLDLIINVNNDKMVGTMAESIASEKCPPHKDYVRGTNHYCGILCCRLPGEPNRTRLVYIAHSEIGGRLPVSVVNAAVPNAIYNFYAALKKQVAK, from the exons ATGGAAACCTACAATGTACCTGCTAAAATTGAAGCATTGGAAAGGAAGATTGGCCCGTGTTTGGAGAATATTGAAGAAGAATCGAGCTGGAACCTGGTCAAAAACTACCAG AAAGAAGGCCTTATTATTCATGCAAGACCTTCCGACAAGTTCAGCGGAAAAAT tgtgAGAGGAGAAGGCTTGATAGAGGCTAGCCCTGAGGAATGTTTTAAACATTGTCATCCTAGACCTGAGTTAACCAGAACACAGTGGGACTCGTCGATTAAAACCCTTGAAATAGCTGAAATGATTCAGGACCAGGGGTGGCCG GAAGTGTACTTATTACGAACGACGACCCACAGCGCTGGTATGGGCCTCATATCCCAGAGGGACTTTCTCGACCTCATTATCAATGTTAACAATGATAAAATGGTGGGAACTATGG ctgAGAGTATAGCCAGTGAAAAGTGTCCACCACATAAAGATTATGTTAGAGGAACAAACCACTATTGTGGCATACTTTGTTGCAGGCTGCCTGG CGAGCCCAACAGAACAAGACTAGTCTATATTGCACACTCGGAGATCGGGGGTCGCCTTCCTGTATCAGTTGTCAATGCTGCTGTGCCAAATgccatttataatttttatgctGCCCTCAAAAAGCAGGTAGCCAAGTAA